In the Piscinibacter sp. XHJ-5 genome, one interval contains:
- a CDS encoding helix-turn-helix domain-containing protein yields the protein MSERDDCAGVALKQARLAAGLTQRELARRAGVHQPQVARLERGEDVQVSLLTRVAAPLGLVPGLVRLQAVDGSRDIVEANVDTWRVAWPQVDPQVFAILARLAQAGRHVEKAIERTAALHGMSGREVVVLGALRRSGPPYESTPTGLKHLLWLSLPGLKKRLDRLEALGMVTRASNPRDRRGLVVRLTPKGHAALEDLVTHPQAIVYRALLEMAPGDRSQLSASLRDLLVRLGSQQRA from the coding sequence GTGAGCGAACGCGACGACTGCGCGGGTGTCGCGCTGAAACAGGCCCGGCTGGCGGCCGGCCTGACGCAACGCGAGCTCGCGCGCCGTGCCGGTGTTCACCAGCCCCAGGTCGCACGCCTCGAACGCGGCGAGGATGTGCAGGTGTCGCTGCTGACACGCGTCGCCGCGCCGCTCGGCCTCGTGCCGGGGCTCGTCCGCCTTCAGGCCGTGGACGGATCGCGAGACATCGTCGAGGCCAACGTGGACACCTGGCGTGTCGCGTGGCCGCAGGTCGACCCGCAGGTGTTCGCGATCCTGGCACGGCTGGCGCAGGCGGGGCGCCACGTCGAGAAGGCCATCGAGCGCACGGCCGCGCTGCACGGCATGAGCGGACGCGAGGTCGTCGTGCTCGGAGCGCTGCGCCGCTCGGGGCCGCCGTACGAGAGCACGCCCACGGGACTCAAGCACCTGTTGTGGCTCTCGCTGCCCGGCTTGAAGAAGCGGCTCGACCGGCTCGAAGCGCTCGGCATGGTCACGCGCGCCAGCAATCCGCGTGACAGGCGCGGACTGGTGGTGCGCCTGACCCCGAAGGGCCACGCCGCGCTCGAGGACCTGGTCACGCACCCGCAGGCGATCGTGTACCGCGCACTGCTGGAGATGGCGCCGGGCGACCGCTCGCAGCTGTCAGCGAGCCTGCGCGATCTGCTGGTGCGGCTCGGCAGCCAGCAGCGAGCGTGA
- a CDS encoding NADH:flavin oxidoreductase: protein MTRTDVEPLFVPLSVRGLALPNRIVMAPMTRNFSPRGVPGDDVAAYYRRRAEGGCGLLITEGVGIDHPAALGDAGLGESHLPHLFGADALAGWKRVVDGVHAAGGKVIPQLWHQGVMREPGTGPFPDVPTLRPSGLWGPAGRTTSLGADYVERVIAPTRAMTESEIQDVIDAYAHSARHARDVGFDGIAVHGAHGYLIDTFLWDETNRRVDAWGGDRRARSRFAAEVVRSIRREVGDAMPIFFRFSQWKQQDFKARLANTPQELEDVLGPIADAGVDVFDGSVRYFDRAEFDGSPLNLSGWARKITGKLAMAIGGIGLDRGFYDSRRDGRAGGADNIELLMARFNRGEFDLVAVGRALLNEPAWTRLLRHGHELPAFDEAKLQVLH, encoded by the coding sequence TTGACCAGAACCGATGTCGAGCCCCTGTTCGTGCCGCTTTCCGTGCGAGGCCTCGCGCTTCCCAACCGCATCGTGATGGCGCCGATGACGCGCAACTTCTCGCCTCGCGGCGTTCCGGGCGACGACGTCGCGGCCTACTACCGCCGCCGCGCCGAGGGTGGGTGCGGTTTGCTCATCACCGAAGGCGTCGGGATCGATCACCCGGCCGCACTCGGGGACGCAGGGCTCGGCGAGAGCCACCTGCCGCATCTGTTCGGCGCCGACGCCCTGGCCGGCTGGAAGCGAGTCGTCGATGGCGTGCACGCCGCCGGCGGCAAGGTGATCCCGCAGCTGTGGCACCAGGGCGTGATGCGCGAACCGGGCACCGGGCCGTTCCCCGACGTTCCGACGCTGCGCCCCTCGGGCTTGTGGGGGCCAGCGGGCCGCACGACGTCGCTCGGTGCGGACTACGTCGAGCGCGTCATCGCGCCCACCCGCGCGATGACCGAGTCCGAGATCCAGGACGTCATCGACGCTTATGCACACAGCGCCCGCCATGCCCGCGACGTCGGCTTCGACGGCATCGCAGTCCACGGCGCGCACGGCTACCTGATCGACACCTTCCTCTGGGACGAGACCAATCGCCGCGTCGACGCGTGGGGCGGCGACCGCAGGGCGCGCTCGCGCTTCGCCGCCGAGGTGGTGCGCTCGATCCGGCGCGAGGTCGGCGACGCGATGCCCATCTTCTTCCGCTTCTCGCAGTGGAAGCAGCAGGACTTCAAGGCCAGGCTGGCGAACACGCCGCAGGAACTGGAAGACGTGCTCGGACCGATCGCCGATGCGGGCGTCGACGTCTTCGACGGCAGCGTGCGCTATTTCGATCGGGCGGAGTTCGACGGGTCGCCGCTCAACCTGTCTGGCTGGGCCCGAAAGATCACCGGCAAGCTGGCGATGGCCATCGGCGGCATCGGCCTGGACCGCGGCTTCTACGACTCGCGCCGCGACGGGCGGGCCGGCGGGGCGGACAACATCGAGCTGCTGATGGCGCGGTTCAACCGCGGCGAGTTCGACCTCGTCGCGGTTGGCCGCGCGCTGCTGAACGAACCGGCATGGACGCGCCTGCTGCGTCACGGGCACGAGCTGCCGGCGTTCGACGAGGCGAAGTTGCAGGTCTTGCACTGA
- a CDS encoding nuclear transport factor 2 family protein, whose translation MSTLEERIERVEATLAIQQLPVRYAVAVDSRNVIELVALFAVDVDCGRWGRGRDALKTYFSSSNVLSGFYRSVHLVCGQTIDLVDADHATGTVYCRAGHEDNGHWVEMAICYFDRYVRSEGRWCFERRDEKHWYSTDWEARPRGPGFQNWPGRYTGAKYQPQLPQAWPSWQRYWDEAGEEARRAVTDTP comes from the coding sequence ATGAGCACGCTGGAGGAGCGCATCGAGCGCGTCGAGGCGACGCTCGCGATCCAGCAGCTGCCGGTGCGCTACGCCGTGGCGGTGGATTCGCGCAATGTCATCGAACTGGTCGCGCTGTTCGCCGTCGACGTGGACTGCGGCCGATGGGGCCGCGGCCGCGACGCGCTGAAGACCTATTTCTCCAGTTCGAACGTGCTGTCGGGCTTTTACCGCTCGGTGCACCTCGTCTGCGGCCAGACGATCGATCTCGTCGACGCCGATCACGCGACCGGCACGGTCTACTGCCGCGCCGGCCACGAGGACAACGGTCACTGGGTCGAGATGGCGATCTGCTACTTCGACCGCTACGTCAGGAGCGAAGGCCGCTGGTGCTTCGAGCGGCGCGACGAGAAGCACTGGTACTCGACGGACTGGGAGGCGCGCCCTCGCGGTCCGGGCTTCCAGAACTGGCCGGGCAGGTACACCGGCGCGAAGTACCAGCCGCAACTGCCGCAGGCCTGGCCGAGCTGGCAGCGCTACTGGGACGAGGCGGGTGAGGAGGCGCGCCGCGCCGTCACCGACACCCCGTAG
- a CDS encoding SDR family oxidoreductase: MNRTGRVQGKVALVTGAGGGIGAACAQALAREGAAVALADIDLAAAQRQADAIAAEGGVAISIQVDMGDEASVVAMVEATVQRLGGLDILHNNAADTRLSATRDTPVEKVDTEVWDTILRVNLRGTMVASRTAIPHLRKRGGVIVNTSSGAALSGGLSHSAYSASKAAINSLTQSLATQHGKEGIRCNAIAPGLIVTPATQDSYAKSEVGDVMLRHHLTPRLGKPEDVAAAVVFLASDEAAFITGQVICVDGGLHAHQPYVADFMSRGAHP, encoded by the coding sequence ATGAACCGAACCGGACGTGTGCAGGGCAAGGTGGCGCTGGTGACCGGCGCCGGCGGAGGCATAGGCGCGGCGTGCGCGCAGGCGCTTGCGCGCGAGGGTGCGGCGGTCGCGCTGGCCGACATCGACCTGGCCGCCGCCCAGCGTCAGGCGGACGCGATCGCCGCCGAGGGCGGCGTCGCCATCTCGATCCAGGTCGACATGGGCGACGAGGCCAGCGTGGTCGCGATGGTGGAGGCGACGGTCCAGCGGCTGGGCGGCCTCGACATCCTGCACAACAACGCCGCCGACACGCGGCTCTCGGCGACGCGCGACACGCCGGTCGAGAAGGTGGACACCGAGGTCTGGGACACGATCCTGCGCGTGAACCTGCGCGGCACGATGGTCGCGAGCCGCACCGCGATCCCGCATCTTCGAAAGCGCGGCGGAGTCATCGTCAACACCAGCTCCGGCGCTGCGCTGTCGGGCGGGCTGTCCCACAGCGCCTACAGCGCGTCGAAGGCGGCGATCAATTCGCTGACGCAAAGCCTCGCCACGCAGCACGGCAAGGAGGGCATCCGCTGCAACGCGATCGCACCGGGGCTCATCGTCACGCCGGCGACGCAGGACAGCTACGCGAAGTCCGAGGTCGGCGACGTGATGCTGCGCCATCACCTCACCCCGCGCCTGGGCAAGCCGGAAGACGTGGCGGCGGCGGTCGTGTTCCTGGCTTCCGACGAGGCGGCGTTCATCACCGGGCAGGTGATCTGCGTCGACGGCGGCCTGCACGCGCACCAGCCGTACGTCGCCGACTTCATGAGCCGGGGCGCCCACCCGTGA